One stretch of Paenibacillus sp. FSL R5-0341 DNA includes these proteins:
- a CDS encoding serine hydrolase — protein sequence MTEKLEGFIQAITEQQLNVISIRILQKGHLLAHWDRDTDQRRVQHSISKSFTCMAVGLALEEGLIHLDATLGDYFTYNHVPIAQDHLPSPRELKLRDLLRMSSGHDSPPLWADERASLTEKDWAKHYMSLPLDRMPGEQFTYSSGDTFMISAMLQAATGQTVKDYLTPRLFEPLGIHDVEWETSPLGVTLGCAGLWISNEELSRFGQLLLQKGHWEGTQLVPADWIRQATSQQIETTGDGDWGKGYGYQFWMCSHDAYRADGAYGQLCIILPSREAVICINSEEENMQGILNAVWDKVLPICIQR from the coding sequence ATGACTGAGAAACTCGAAGGCTTCATCCAAGCGATTACCGAGCAACAATTGAATGTTATCTCCATTCGCATATTACAAAAAGGACACCTGCTTGCCCATTGGGACCGGGATACAGATCAGCGCCGGGTACAACATTCCATCAGCAAATCCTTTACCTGTATGGCCGTTGGACTTGCGCTTGAAGAAGGTCTGATACATCTGGATGCCACACTTGGTGATTATTTCACCTATAATCATGTCCCCATTGCGCAGGACCATCTCCCCTCGCCGCGGGAACTGAAGTTACGTGATCTTCTCCGAATGTCTTCAGGCCATGACTCGCCGCCTCTTTGGGCGGATGAACGTGCTTCATTGACCGAGAAGGATTGGGCGAAACATTACATGTCTCTACCTCTGGACCGGATGCCTGGAGAACAATTTACATACAGCAGTGGCGATACGTTTATGATCTCGGCCATGCTGCAGGCTGCTACCGGCCAAACCGTGAAAGATTACCTGACTCCACGGTTATTTGAGCCGCTTGGCATACATGATGTAGAGTGGGAAACCTCTCCACTGGGGGTAACACTCGGTTGTGCTGGTCTTTGGATAAGCAATGAGGAGCTAAGTCGATTTGGACAATTACTGCTGCAGAAGGGCCACTGGGAAGGCACACAGCTTGTACCTGCGGATTGGATTAGACAGGCTACGTCCCAGCAGATCGAAACGACTGGAGACGGTGATTGGGGAAAAGGTTACGGATATCAGTTCTGGATGTGTTCCCACGATGCTTACCGCGCTGATGGCGCCTATGGTCAGTTGTGCATCATCCTTCCCTCAAGGGAAGCTGTCATATGTATTAACAGTGAGGAAGAAAATATGCAAGGCATCCTGAATGCCGTATGGGATAAGGTATTACCTATATGCATCCAACGTTAG
- a CDS encoding alpha/beta hydrolase family protein: protein MAHITIETGSPTLCMNTSIHVVSSDSGETSGGTLYLLHGAGDNASTWQRLTTIEMYAAQYGCTVIMPEANRSYYTDMEYGLNYFHYITQELPEVCKRLLNLNPDPEKTYIAGLSMGGYGALKCGLTYPERYRKVVSLSGVTDIQTRLHDPHMPATMIKEMKAVFGERLQVKADQDIYKLSAKLLEQGVPLPDILSCCGDSDPFVEMNRDYAKYMQGTAFDFRYVETPGAHEWRFWEHHLRTMFDFLYNDKTTVE, encoded by the coding sequence ATGGCACATATAACGATCGAAACTGGGTCGCCAACCTTATGCATGAATACGAGCATACATGTTGTGTCCAGTGACTCCGGAGAGACTTCAGGCGGTACACTATATCTGTTGCACGGGGCAGGCGATAATGCGAGTACCTGGCAGCGGTTAACCACAATTGAGATGTATGCAGCCCAATACGGCTGTACCGTCATTATGCCAGAAGCGAATCGAAGCTATTACACCGATATGGAATACGGCCTGAATTACTTCCACTACATCACTCAGGAGTTACCTGAAGTATGCAAGCGTCTACTCAATCTGAATCCTGATCCGGAGAAAACGTACATTGCCGGTTTATCGATGGGTGGATATGGTGCACTGAAATGTGGGCTAACTTATCCAGAGCGATATCGCAAAGTAGTGTCTTTATCCGGCGTTACGGATATCCAGACACGCCTTCATGATCCCCATATGCCAGCGACCATGATCAAGGAAATGAAAGCGGTTTTTGGAGAACGGTTACAGGTAAAAGCCGATCAGGATATTTACAAACTGTCAGCCAAGCTGCTGGAACAGGGTGTACCTTTACCGGATATCCTCAGTTGCTGCGGCGACAGTGACCCCTTCGTGGAGATGAATCGCGATTATGCGAAATACATGCAGGGGACGGCCTTTGATTTTCGGTATGTGGAGACGCCAGGGGCTCATGAATGGAGATTTTGGGAGCACCACCTGAGAACGATGTTTGATTTTCTGTACAACGACAAGACCACAGTAGAGTGA